The following are encoded in a window of Urocitellus parryii isolate mUroPar1 chromosome 7, mUroPar1.hap1, whole genome shotgun sequence genomic DNA:
- the Slc13a2 gene encoding solute carrier family 13 member 2 isoform X2, producing MATCWQGLWAYRSYLIVLLLPILLLPLPILVPSKEAYCAYTIILMALFWCTEALPLAVTAFFPIILFPMMGILDASEGIEYLNDTNVLFIGGLFVAIAVEHWNLHKRIALRVLLLMGVRPALLLLGFMLVTAFLSMWISNTATTAMMVPIAHAVLEQLHGTPKDIEEGSDNPTFELQEPNSKKEVTKLDNGQATPVTAAPSKPKIQKTQEEIRFTQCMSLCVCYSASIGGIATLTGTTPNLVLQGQVSSIFPENPNVVNFASWFGFAFPTMVILLILSWLWLQILFLGFNFRKNFGFGEQENERKDAAFQVIHREHKLLGPMSFAEKAVTILFVALVLLWFTREPGFFKGWGNLAFPNDKGESMASDGTVAIFISIIMFIMPSKIPGLTQNPEKPGRLKAPPALLNWKTVSQKMPWNILFLLGGGFALAKGSEKSGLSAWLGDKLAPLQSIPPPATAFLLCLLVATFTECASNVATTTLFLPILASMAQAICLHPLYVMLPCTLAASLAFMLPVATPPNAIVFSFGGLKVSDMARAGFLLNIIGVLTITLAINSWAIPIFDLHTFPSWAHSNTTTQCLLNTTTPGP from the exons GAAGCCTACTGCGCCTACACCATCATCCTCATGGCGCTCTTCTGGTGCACCGAGGCTCTGCCCCTGGCCGTCACTGCCTTCTTCCCCATCATCCTGTTCCCCATGATGGGTATCCTGGATGCCTCTGAGG GCATCGAGTACCTCAATGACACTAACGTCCTGTTCATCGGGGGGCTGTTCGTGGCCATCGCTGTGGAGCACTGGAACCTGCACAAACGCATTGCCCTCCGTGTGCTCCTCCTCATGGGGGTGCGGCCGGCCCT GCTACTCCTGGGCTTCATGCTGGTCACTGCCTTCCTGTCCATGTGGATCAGCAACACAGCCACCACGGCCATGATGGTGCCCATTGCGCATGCGGTCCTGGAGCAGCTGCATGGCACACCCAAGGACATCGAGGAGGGGAGTGACAACCCTACCTTCGAGCTCCAGGAACCAAATTCCAAGAAGGAGGTGACCAAGCTTg ATAATGGGCAAGCCACCCCTGTCACCGCTGCTCCTTCAAAGCCGAAAATACAGAAAACCCAGGAAGAGATCCGCTTCACACAGTGCATGAGCCTGTGCGTCTGCTACTCGGCCAGCATCGGGGGCATCGCCACACTGACTGGCACCACACCCAACCTAGTGCTGCAAGGCCAGGTCTCCTC GATCTTCCCCGAAAACCCTAACGTGGTGAACTTTGCCTCCTGGTTCGGCTTTGCCTTCCCCACCATGGTCATCTTGCTGATTCTGTCTTGGCTTTGGCTTCAGATCCTCTTCCTGGGTTTCAA CTTCCGGAAGAATTTTGGCTTTGGAGAACAGGAAAATGAGCGAAAGGACGCAGCCTTCCAAGTCATCCATAGAGAGCACAAGCTGCTGGGCCCCATGAGCTTTGCAGAAAAGGCTGTCACCATCCTCTTTGTGGCCCTGGTGCTGCTGTGGTTCACACGAGAGCCGGGTTTCTTTAAAGGCTGGGGTAACCTAGCTTTTCCTAATGACAAGGGCGAAAG CATGGCCTCCGATGGGACAGTGGCCATCTTCATCAGCATAATTATGTTCATCATGCCCTCCAAGATCCCAGGGCTGACCCAGAACCCAG AAAAACCAGGGAGGCTGAAGGCCCCTCCCGCCCTCCTCAACTGGAAGACAGTGAGCCAGAAGATGCCCTGGAATATCCTGTTCTTGCTGGGTGGTGGCTTTGCCCTGGCCAAAGGCAGTGAG aAATCCGGACTGTCTGCGTGGCTGGGAGACAAACTGGCCCCGCTGCAGAGTATACCACCGCCCGCTACCGCCTTCCTCCTGTGTCTCCTGGTTGCCACCTTCACTGAGTGTGCCAGCAACGTGGCCACCACCACACTCTTCCTGCCCATCCTGGCCTCCATG GCTCAGGCCATCTGCCTCCACCCGCTCTATGTCATGCTCCCCTGCACTCTGGCGGCCTCCCTGGCCTTCATGCTGCCCGTGGCCACCCCACCCAACGCCATCGTCTTCTCTTTCGGGGGCCTCAAAGTGTCAGATATG GCCCGGGCAGGATTCCTGCTCAACATCATCGGAGTGCTGACCATCACGCTAGCCATCAACAGCTGGGCCATCCCCATCTTTGACCTGCACACTTTCCCTTCCTGGGCCCACTCCAATACCACGACTCAATGCCTTCTCAACACCACCACGCCAGGCCCCTAG
- the Slc13a2 gene encoding solute carrier family 13 member 2 isoform X1 produces the protein MATCWQGLWAYRSYLIVLLLPILLLPLPILVPSKEAYCAYTIILMALFWCTEALPLAVTAFFPIILFPMMGILDASEVCIEYLNDTNVLFIGGLFVAIAVEHWNLHKRIALRVLLLMGVRPALLLLGFMLVTAFLSMWISNTATTAMMVPIAHAVLEQLHGTPKDIEEGSDNPTFELQEPNSKKEVTKLDNGQATPVTAAPSKPKIQKTQEEIRFTQCMSLCVCYSASIGGIATLTGTTPNLVLQGQVSSIFPENPNVVNFASWFGFAFPTMVILLILSWLWLQILFLGFNFRKNFGFGEQENERKDAAFQVIHREHKLLGPMSFAEKAVTILFVALVLLWFTREPGFFKGWGNLAFPNDKGESMASDGTVAIFISIIMFIMPSKIPGLTQNPEKPGRLKAPPALLNWKTVSQKMPWNILFLLGGGFALAKGSEKSGLSAWLGDKLAPLQSIPPPATAFLLCLLVATFTECASNVATTTLFLPILASMAQAICLHPLYVMLPCTLAASLAFMLPVATPPNAIVFSFGGLKVSDMARAGFLLNIIGVLTITLAINSWAIPIFDLHTFPSWAHSNTTTQCLLNTTTPGP, from the exons GAAGCCTACTGCGCCTACACCATCATCCTCATGGCGCTCTTCTGGTGCACCGAGGCTCTGCCCCTGGCCGTCACTGCCTTCTTCCCCATCATCCTGTTCCCCATGATGGGTATCCTGGATGCCTCTGAG GTCTGCATCGAGTACCTCAATGACACTAACGTCCTGTTCATCGGGGGGCTGTTCGTGGCCATCGCTGTGGAGCACTGGAACCTGCACAAACGCATTGCCCTCCGTGTGCTCCTCCTCATGGGGGTGCGGCCGGCCCT GCTACTCCTGGGCTTCATGCTGGTCACTGCCTTCCTGTCCATGTGGATCAGCAACACAGCCACCACGGCCATGATGGTGCCCATTGCGCATGCGGTCCTGGAGCAGCTGCATGGCACACCCAAGGACATCGAGGAGGGGAGTGACAACCCTACCTTCGAGCTCCAGGAACCAAATTCCAAGAAGGAGGTGACCAAGCTTg ATAATGGGCAAGCCACCCCTGTCACCGCTGCTCCTTCAAAGCCGAAAATACAGAAAACCCAGGAAGAGATCCGCTTCACACAGTGCATGAGCCTGTGCGTCTGCTACTCGGCCAGCATCGGGGGCATCGCCACACTGACTGGCACCACACCCAACCTAGTGCTGCAAGGCCAGGTCTCCTC GATCTTCCCCGAAAACCCTAACGTGGTGAACTTTGCCTCCTGGTTCGGCTTTGCCTTCCCCACCATGGTCATCTTGCTGATTCTGTCTTGGCTTTGGCTTCAGATCCTCTTCCTGGGTTTCAA CTTCCGGAAGAATTTTGGCTTTGGAGAACAGGAAAATGAGCGAAAGGACGCAGCCTTCCAAGTCATCCATAGAGAGCACAAGCTGCTGGGCCCCATGAGCTTTGCAGAAAAGGCTGTCACCATCCTCTTTGTGGCCCTGGTGCTGCTGTGGTTCACACGAGAGCCGGGTTTCTTTAAAGGCTGGGGTAACCTAGCTTTTCCTAATGACAAGGGCGAAAG CATGGCCTCCGATGGGACAGTGGCCATCTTCATCAGCATAATTATGTTCATCATGCCCTCCAAGATCCCAGGGCTGACCCAGAACCCAG AAAAACCAGGGAGGCTGAAGGCCCCTCCCGCCCTCCTCAACTGGAAGACAGTGAGCCAGAAGATGCCCTGGAATATCCTGTTCTTGCTGGGTGGTGGCTTTGCCCTGGCCAAAGGCAGTGAG aAATCCGGACTGTCTGCGTGGCTGGGAGACAAACTGGCCCCGCTGCAGAGTATACCACCGCCCGCTACCGCCTTCCTCCTGTGTCTCCTGGTTGCCACCTTCACTGAGTGTGCCAGCAACGTGGCCACCACCACACTCTTCCTGCCCATCCTGGCCTCCATG GCTCAGGCCATCTGCCTCCACCCGCTCTATGTCATGCTCCCCTGCACTCTGGCGGCCTCCCTGGCCTTCATGCTGCCCGTGGCCACCCCACCCAACGCCATCGTCTTCTCTTTCGGGGGCCTCAAAGTGTCAGATATG GCCCGGGCAGGATTCCTGCTCAACATCATCGGAGTGCTGACCATCACGCTAGCCATCAACAGCTGGGCCATCCCCATCTTTGACCTGCACACTTTCCCTTCCTGGGCCCACTCCAATACCACGACTCAATGCCTTCTCAACACCACCACGCCAGGCCCCTAG